AAATACCAGATCACATTCTCATTCTTGAAAAAGATAAACTAGGAGAGAGCGTATTTGCAAGATCATATTATATCaattcatacatatatattttgacaATTCCATGTTTTCTACTTAAGTTCTTGTTCCAAAACCATATATTCAAGAAGTACCAATTTTCATTGTTCACCCTTCAGTACTGTTCATTTAATAATTAGGACTGCAacaataactattttcttatttattattgATGAATCCAAGGGCATCTTTGATTCTTTGTTAATAACAGTATTCAATAGTGATAAAACCTTGCACCATAGGTCTGGGCCTATATTGGGCCAGTGTCTATTCTTTGTTCTTCCGCTTTCTCTTTAAGTGTGCTACAAAGATACGTATCAAAGACAGAAAcgacatgtaatatatttttaccatAATAACGTTGCTttgttttattcaaaaaattcaGAATATTTTTGTGATGTCATCACACAActcttaaaaagaaaaatgaacaGTAGTTACTGTCTGCAGATCCATaattggtaaataaataaaaataatacctAACTCTTTAATTTGTTCCCTTTTCAAAgtcgaaaatataaataaaagtatgcTTATTTCCTTTGACCAAAAAAGTATTATTatttcctctttttctttttcttttcacaaATCTAATTACACCATTTTAGGTAGTTTAAAATCAGTTAGTTTCTCAATTTACATTTTGTACTCGCTCGGTAGAAGAAAAACAAGTTTTTTACATGTAACTAATGAATTAATATTAAGGGTTTAATTTatactaattacaaaaaaaaggatGCGTGAGTGTGACGTAACCGTATTGTCAAACAGAAAACCCTGGTACCAGCGAGCAATGGCGGTGGCGAGGTTCGCCGCAAACTGGAAAACCATCCCAAAGTCGCCACCGGAGATAACACGTCCGTCGCGGAACCCTAGCGTCAACAAATCATCGAGCAACCATCAACAGCTGAGGAAATGCACTTCTCTCAAGGTAGCCGCGAACTCCTTCACTAGGGTTTGTCTCTGCGCTCCTATCGGTCCATACGACGACGTGTTCCGAAACTACGTCCCGCCGAGACGAAGCTCGAGCTACCCTCCGTCGAAGCCTCTTCCTGCGGTGACGGAGACGGCGATGGTGCCGGCTGCGAGGATGAGTGTGGACTCAGGGAGGAGGATATTTAGAGGGAAGTCGTTGAAGGAGAACGCGTTGATGAGGAGGTTTGTGGCGGCGGAGGAAGAGGCGATGATGGAGAGTAGAAGGAGAGATGAGATGGAGATTGTGAGGAAGAGGTAtcagatgaggaagaagaagaagcttggacCTAGTCCTCTTAGTCGCATGGTTATTGCCGAAGAAGATCAACAAGCTTTTCATCAATGATTAAACTTTAATCAAAAACAGaggaaacatgtttttttttttgtaattgtgTGTTTGGAACTAAGATATAATTAATTACCTGTTTTGTCCggtttaattaatttgattactttccTAACGACAGATTGTTTTTTAAACAATTCAACTAATGACGTTTTAATTAGTATACGTTTACAATGGATGCTTAAGATTGAAGACTGATTGGTTCTGCAATCGTTCTCTTGACAAGAAATATAATAAGATTAAAGGTTTAGATATGAATATTAAGTTAGTGTGGTCGATATATAGAGTTTAAAATGTGAATATTAAGTCAGTTGGCTAATGCAAGTTGATtatgagttaaaaaaaatgtgaatgTAATCTAGTATTCATGTGTATTATTGCATGCATGCATCTACATAAAATATGCAAGCATGAAGTGTAGTAATATGTTTCCCTCGTAATTATATAAGAACTCATAAACATATTATGGTACATGTTTTCTAGCTTAGCTTGAAAGGCACTCAAAAGCATGGGTCTCTGACATAATCTGACATCGTGTGATTTAGACTCAGCATTTTATTATGTTTCCTGTTTATAAACATTTAGTAATCCCCGATCGAGTTTTCTCTATGGACtatattattcatttataattcaTATGTTGTAAATCCTCGATCTGTCCAACTAGTTTCAACAATATATTACtttacaaaacaagaaaaaatcaCCCTGATTCATTTTTTGACGTAAAATTCATTCGGTTGGCAAAATGGCTTAAAAAACTCAAATGTAgcatataatcaaataaattaatgcACTAAACATAATCTTCGcgtgtgtgtgttttaagtACGGAGTGCCTTAAGCACACTTCAACATTAGAAACAATATTTTCCCAACTGGCAAAACCCACATGAACATTTTTCTTTACAGAAACAGAACGTTGTATTCGAACTCGTCGGATCAGTGCCTAATTGTTCTATTAGCACGTTAATTCTTACTCAAATCTAGACAAAAGAAAATTGGTTAATAATATTGAAGAAATTTTTAGCCGTTGATGGGAAAAAGACATGCGCACGGGAAAATTGTGTCAGcctatgaagaagaagaaggaatgtTGGGAAGGAGAATTGTCTTGTCACTTTAGATTAATGgcaagtttttgttttcattattcTTCTTGCTTGAATTGTATTCCAAGCTCACATCATTTCATTACTATTATTACTTTCTAACATCAAACCCTCGATTTTTTTTCTGATGaacttaaaaaaacaaacaaatactaTCCCACTATTAGAGTACGTAATAAgcgcttttttttttggtttcctaAGAGTACCTCCATTGAAGGTTTATGGGGGGGGGAGTTCACACAgaaatcaagaaaagaaaataataaaataattcaatccCATGAACCTCTCTCTCCTAAAGCTCTCTTGGCTGAACTCCTCTCTCTTAAagttcatcactgtagcgcgggcCCCACGTGTCGTAGCGATTTGcggtctagtttttttttttttttttttaaaaaccaaaaaaaaaaaagaaaaaaattttaataataaaaaactgaaaaaatgaAGGAGTTCATTGATGTGGATGCTctaacacacaaaaaaattgaGCGTCAACTTTTCGTTTGACAACTTTGTacctatattatatattcttttttctaCATTAAGTTCTGATCAACttagttaaatatattatcttatCTTCTTCGTTTTTGATAAGTATGCGAATCTCATTATAAAATGAGTCATTTTGTGCAATACAAAGAGTAAATCTAAAAGCTGTTTCATGCCATTGATAAGTATGTGAATTTCATTATAAAGTGAGTCATTTTGTGGAATACAAAGAGTAAATCCTTTCTTATTGTCTTTGGgagattttaattttgaatatattaagATATTAGATATCCAAGTAAATTTAAAAGGTAATAGCCAGAtaaaatttgtatcaatgttagTATGGGAGAACACATATATAGAGATATCAATCATCTGCAAATCATACAATCACATTTTCAAATTAAGACCAGAATTTTACAATATGATCTCTACATTATAATAACCACTGAGGTGCAAACCACCATTCATCCATTTTAGTAAGtgctatagattttttttttttttttttttttgtaacacagtAAGTGCTATAGATTAAAGTTACATTTATGCGTTAATACTTAATACTAACCCTAAtttgtttgaaatttattttaaacgtTTTCCGCAACTAAATGACTAGTATTTGGTGAATATAACCGTTGATGAATGAAGATGATGATTATTAACTGATTACTATTAGAGAGgaaagacaaacaaaaaaagagggGCCGGGGACAAATTCTTGACTTGACTGACATAAGTAATCTACAAGATGAAATAACGCGCACAACGGTGGTGCGTAGGGCCGTCAGAGACGACCAAATAATCAACCTCGTCTCCGGTAAAAACTATTGACACTATAGTcacaaaacaacaaacaaaaaatatttgtatcttTGCTTCTTTAATAACATTTTGGACTGACGTAATCATGATATAAGTGTATACGACAAAGTCCTTCCACCAAACGTAACCGCTTTGGTCCATGTTTATTATACAGAACTTAACATCTGAACTAATGTAGTAATTAACAATTATGATTCTAGGTTTTTGGGAGACTACTTACCTTTCGTTATCTATCAACTGCATCTAGTTTAGTCCATGATTAAATCAACGTGATTTTTTGGTTGAAGATGAATTGAGGTTGGTTTCCTTAAAATGTTTAGTCTTCATAATGAAGGAAAGTTAAACAAACATTGAGTGAGAATGTTGCCAACTAATTCTCTCTGTACCATCAatctcataataaaaaaaatattaaagttaatTGATTAATCTAAAAGGTGGtcagagaaagaaaaaagaaaaaaaaagttttaagttCCTTCCATACCAGCTAGACCCACAATCAAAGTTGCAGACTTTTTCTACAAATTCAAAGTAAACTTAACCCTCACAAACCaaatatttcaaaagaaaaaaaaacatgttcgaacaataagaagaagaaagaaaagtaaTCGATAGACAAGAGTCTTTCTTCTCTGGTtgcttctttttatttctttatctGGACCAGCTTTTCTCTGCTACGTTACTTCTTTGAGAGAACTCTGAACCAAGGTAAGTGATCCATGTTGCTTGTAATGATCCcaactatttattattattattattatgggtTTATTGGTCTCTTTGATCTATTTCTTACCTAAGCTATATTTTAGAGGAAGTGTTTTCCTGGAACATTTTAAAGCAATATGAATGATATTAATATTCGCATATGAAACATTGCAATCAGTTTATGTGATTTACTCGGTTCACCTAATATAAACTACTTAGATAGAGTTCGATATAAGTTTTCTCAAAAGTTAAAAAGATTACTTTCCATTTTCATGAAAGCTCAACAACTTCAAATCTTTGCTTTCTGGCAGCTTCCTCTTGTCTTAATTGTTTGAGTTATTTGGaaatagatttttcttttcttttcttttgtctggAACTGCTGTTTTAACTTGGATCATGTTGCAGGAACTTTTGTGGTTGAGGCTTGGTGAAACAGAGGAATCATGCTAAGTTTCCCAAATCTTGGTCATCATCAGTAAGCAAAATCAAGAAAAGCTTCAAAAATATGTATGTTCTGTACGTTTCTTGTTATTAGCATTTAGAAAGTAAAGTAATGTTcaagaaatggggaagaaagGAAGTTGGTTTTCTGCAATCAAGAGAGTTTTCACACCACACTCCAAGGAGAAGCAGCTAAGCAACAACGTaagaacattttaaaaatactttccATTAATTTCATGAAACGAAGTGATGAGTTAATGATTGTACCTTTTGGTGTTTCTTGTTTTGTGTTTTGAAAagcaagaacaagagagaaagagcaacaacaagaaagaaaagaagaagaaaagtttaGGGAAGAAGCTAAGAGATGGAGAAACCAATTCATTTCTCCCTATCTTCAGACAACCTAGCAGTATCGAAAAGATTTTGTGTGAAGCCGAACGTGAACATAACCTTGTCTTCAGACCACCAACTCCCACTGACCGAGCAAACTCTATTCCATCTCCTCATATTAGACCTGCTTCTCCTAAAGTGTCTTCTCAAAGATATGTCTCTTCTCCAAGACCAGTTTCGCCAAGAGTTGCTTCCCCTAGAGCCCTTTCTCCAAAACCTCCTTCTCCAAGAGCGGCTTCGCCTAGGATTGTGCAGCGACGCGAGTATGTACGTAGACCAGAGCCAACACTACTGGTCAAGAAAGCTTCTGCTACAAAGATTCAAGCAGCTTTCAGAGGTTACATGGTAATAATGTAAAACGTTATTGATTCTGTTGTGTCAGTAAGCATCCATAACTTTAGGagattgattgtttgtttgtttgtctctAGGCAAGGAGGAGTTTTAGAGCTTTGAAAGGTCTTGTTAGACTACAAGGAGTGGTGAGAGGACATAGCGTGAAGCGCCAGACAATGAATGCAATGAAGTATATGCAGCTTTTGGTACGTGTTCAAACACAAGTCCAGTCACGTCGCATCCAAATGCTAGAACACCGCGCTAGGAACGAGAAAGATGACCCCAAGTTAGCCAGTAGCCTTGCGGTAAGTGCTCTCATGAATCTTTGGTTTCAAAGACAAGAGCAATCACTTAGacattattattgttgttgtccTAGCAGTCTGATGATTGGGATGATAGTGTGCTGACAAAAGAGGAAAAAGAAGCGAGACTACATAGGAAGATTGATGCAATGATCAAAAGAGAACGGTCCATGGCCTATGCATATTCTCATCAGGTAATAGTAATGCATACACTCATCTTGGCGTTGACACATTTATCCCGAACCGAAGAATCGAACCGAAATAAACAAAACCGATacaaaaccaaactgaaaaacaaatatcctatttatttagtttctaaataactaaatatcctaaaaatactattataaaccaaactgaaaactaaaattttcgGATACTATCCGGTTTTCAACTTTGCTACCCAaactaaataagaaaatagaaataaCCAAGCCAAACCGAATTTTGTAAATATCTAATGGTTCATAAATCTATAGAACCAAAAGACTTACTCATCATAACATCACTCTCTTTGTTGTGTTCTACTCAGTTGTGGAAAAACAGTCCAAGGTCTGCTCAGGACATTCGAACAAACGGTGTCCCACTTTGGTGGAACTGGGTGGACAGACAGAACAACCAGACGCAACCTTTCAGGCTAACACCAACACGACCGAGTCCAAGCCCTCAGGCTCATTCTAGCAACAAAAACCATTCCAGACTCAACAACAGTTTCGATGTTTCCACACCAAACTCATCAAAATCCGCATTCCTCACACCCTCTAGACCCATTCACACTCCACAACCATCAAGATACTCACGAGGAGGAAGAGCTACACAAGATTCTCCTTTCAAAGATGATGATAGCCTCACGAGCTGTCCACCATTCTCAGCTCCAAGCTACATGGCTCCAACAGTCTCAGCTAAAGCTAAGCTGAGAGCAAACAGCAATCCAAAGGAGAGGGTGGACGGTACAACACCGGAGAAGAGAAGGAGTTCGTTCCCTCTTGGTTCGTTTAAATGGAACAAAGGCTCATTGTTCATGAGTAACAACAACAAAGGCTCTCCTTCTTCTGGTGCTGTGGTGCTTGAGAAGCATAAGACACTCAAATCCGTAGGGAATATGAGTATTGATTCCACTGTTTCAATGCCTGCAACGATTGGGAAGAGGTCTTTTAACAGATTTGCCTGAAATAAAAagatttgaaactttttttcttgttttttttttctcagttgattcttgttttgatttgtttatgagtggtttgatgattttgagtgaTGTTTGTACGAATTTACAGATGTAACatgaataaaaaaagtaaacaacaaaaacaaaggaTTTCGTTTTGTACAGTGTGATCTTCTTTAAAGAAATTCTAGTTCTGTTCCATGCTTTATTTTACAATTCAGATGGTTACTTTGTCCTCAACATGACCTGTAGGAATCGGCTTCAAcggtttttttgttttcactttaaCCAACACAAcgtaagaccatctccaatgtattttgttattttcaccCTCTAAAATAggggaactctataatagaggtgagatatgctccaatgtattcccctaaaatagcaatctctaaaatatagagtaaaaaatagaggaatgctattttttcctctataaatagaggaaaaaatagagatctctattatagaggaagaaatagaggtGAATTGGAGCAATTTCACCtttaaatgctattatagaagTGAAAATAGcaatgggttggagatgctctaacaaACATTACGGTCAAGCTTTAGACAGCGAACCAGTTTCAATCACCACATCCTCCACAAATCTCTGAGCATAACCATATGGATTCACATTATTTTGCATTTGTTTGTCTAAATAGGACTTGTATCCCAATCTTATCCGTTATTAGCACGTCTGTTACAATCTTTTTACATCTTTAAATGTCCAATCTTTCAATAGGACTCTGTTTTTAAATGTTAGGGActggaatgaaaaaaaaatgtagcgACTTGTTCGAGGCCACGATCAgtataaagaaaacttgataggcACGGAGAATCGCTTATTTGTTATTGCCAACCTTCAAGGCAACTCACGCCATTTTATATTTGACGTCATTGCTCTGCAAATTggctttccttttaaaaaaaaaacatatcaagaATATGATTGTTGAATTAATTAAATGTAGCGACTTGTTCGAGGCCACGATCAATATCAAGAAAAAATTGATAGGCACGGAGAATCGCTTATTGTTGTTGCCAACCTTCAAGGCAACTCACGCCATTTTATTTTTGACGTCATTGCTCTGCAAATTGGCTTTCTTTGAATAGGAAACAAGCCTTTATACAAAACCTTTCAGACAAAACTAGAAACACTAACTAACCATGAAAGAAACTTCGAAACCATATAGAATCCCTAGCAAACCTATAAGATTAAAAAGAAAGCTaaggacttttttttttttttttgtcaacaaactAAGGACTTAAAACTcgaacttgaagatgatgaatctGAAAGGCACCATCTTCGTGAACTATATAGAAGAAATAGAAGCGGCTGAGGAGACTGAAAAACcctaatgtataataaaaaaaaaacctatagTTCATTAATGGGCCTTAGGCCTAATATTAATTCAATATGGGCTTAGCCCCTTTAGGTAATTGCTGTGATATTAGCTAAATGATATAGAGCCATCaaccaaatcaaatcaaactctaATAAACCACCTCATACATTCATTTATTCGACTAAatacttttattgattttcaAAAACAGAATTGTtgtttacaagctggtttaagAAGCTATTTTACTcttatacatttatttatttatttatcaatacatgcacaaatataaaacaatttagtaTATTAATTCGCATAGAATTATACGAATATTATTTACTTTGCTATAGTAATCAGTTAATAACTAATCATAATGATCTTAACTACGAGAATCACAATCTGGAAATAATTTTCTTGTGCTCTAAGAACATAAAAAACTTGCCGGAGGTCAGCTTCTCCGGTGGAAGCAAAACCAACGTGGCGATGGTGGCGGCAACATCCTCCGCCGTGTGAGTTCCCTGACCACCGGTCATAGACGTGCGTGTGAAGCCAGGACAGAAGCAGTTAACACTTAGTTTTTTGCCGTTGTAACGTCGAGCCAAAACTCTAGAGTAAGCGTTCAAAGCCATCTTGGAGACTGCGTAGTCCGACCAATTTTCTGGCCATCCTTGCTTCTCCCACGTCCCGTTGCTCACGTCTTCTAGAAACTGAGTCACTGTCGCATCGATTTGTTCATTGGTAAGCTCTTCACTTTCTAGGGTTTGTCTCACACTAGGGTTTCTCAGTTTCTGTATGCAAATAAACATACGAAATGTCAAATAGCATGAACAgtggttttaaaaattcatcaaACCTAATGAataacttttaataaaataaaattttaataatgcaTGAATATACAAAAACCAGTATCTCTGCTTAACGTATAAGTTGTGtcattctaaaataaattattatatgatttagtgagtatttttatttgatttccgTAAAGTTATAATATTGTATGAATTGgaagtatatttttgttaaaaagagTAGCTAggagaaagaaaatatatacgTTTAATGAGCCAAGCCTTGAACTAATGTTAAGGATGCGGCTAGCGGAGACTGAGCGACGGAACAACGGCAGAAGCGCCTCCGTTAAAAGCTTGGCACCGTAAAAATTGGTCTTGATTATGGTCTCTGGCTCTCTGATTGAATTATCACCGACGACGTTAAATGAAACAGCGGCGTTGTTCACCTGAGCAAAACAAAGGATGTGGTGTGAGTGTCACTAACAATTGCCATAATATGaacaaaaaatgcaaaacaaaataatgtactatataataaaatatgactaaATGTTTTTGAAGAGAAAATTGTAATGTTTATTATAATCAATGCAAAGACGTTGTGTGATTACCAGAATGTCGAGTACTCCAAAGTTGTGACGGAACCAGGAGACAAAGGCAGCGATGGAAGAAGGTTCGGAGACGTCGAGGCAGTAGAATTGAACGTTTTGAAAGCCGGCACGGCGGAGGGAATCGGCGGCGAGGCTTCCATTTTTGGCGTTTCTGGCGGTTAAGACTACCGTTAGTCCAAGCTCCAGTAACTTCTTCACCACCTCAAAACCTATACCTTTGTTTGCTCCGGTTACAATCGCCGTTGTTTCTCTCGACCACCACCTTCAATAATCACAATCATTATCAGAACCAGGTTTAAATTAGTTTATACAGGaactatatacaataataaaacaaaagggGTTTAAAAACCTTGCTGTTGGAGGAAGAGGATAAACTAGATGATCcattcttattatttttgtaagggaaaaatgttttatatatgatCTTGATGCTAACAACGAGTTGATGAGGGGGGTTATATACGTACTACAAgcttatatataaatgaaaatcaCAAGACCAgggttttaaaaattataaaaagactTGGATCTTAACACAtgcataatatttataatatacataCATAACATATGGATTTGTTTGTGTGTAACGGTGTCATGGTATATCAAGAATAAAATAAGtctgtatatataataaaatatatatcaagaaTGCAAGAACTCGTGAACATAATGCTGCAAATCATGTAAATTCTAAGAATATTGTAACTGTAAAGTCCATATTGAGTCTAAGTGTCCACACCTTCTAGATCTTCGAATATTTGACTTTTTAGTTTTCCTTTTCCACGTTAAACTTTTTGGAGGGCAAacaattgcttttttttttctgtctctGAGATCATTAATCATGTGTGATGTGAGAAATGCTTTGGCGAACTATATACAAtgctaaaactataaaaatcaattgatttttttttttgtgtgtctcTGAGATCATTAATCATGTGTGATGTGAGAAGCTTTGGCGAACTATATACAAATCCTAGTAAAGATGTAAAATCCATTATTTTACTAcgatttgtgtttttttttttgttacaaaaacaatggatgaaaattaataaaactagaaaatttatttagttaAGTGAAAACTTCCGTGtgatgatatcgctaagtttTAAGATTAAACACCTCTATGTTAGTGTAGGTTtctaatcccttatatattaaaagagaagcattgtaataaatgcattcacactataatagatacgtggcagcctcacaatgatttgataataaatatggtaacgcgttcacactatattcataaatgtgttcacactatattcataaatatgttcacactatatactttatattttttttaatataaaactcatatgcatggttccaataaaactttggatttttcggttcgaatcaaaacaaataacgaatcaaaagctaaactatatatatattatttttattgtttaccgATAAAGTtggacaaaatatttataagttttgaTTCAATTCGTTATCCTTTTtgaattgaaccaaaaaatatggatatccgtaactttacgaagcaaatcaactactacaattaaagaaaagcaaatcacaaataccaatatttttaggagcGATTATCAAATTCGATctattatatgcatatatatacatatatgtacagaattatatatatatatatgttatatatattatagtttatataagttttacaatatttttataaattaaatttattatattaggtattaaaatttaaaaagtaaataatattttatttttgtaataaaacgttattattaaattttcagttattttttaaattttatttacggatcaaatcggatattctttaaaattctaaatcatttcgAATATCATAGTCACCGACTATCCAAGTGGCTAAAGATTGAATCGACATGAATGCCTCCAAATACTCGGATATTCGATCTGTGCCCACAACTATTTATGGATACAGTTgagttttttatataaaaaaattcactaatgtcaaggccttttaatttttaattaattttaattttatctttcatgtattatttagaacaaaaatgtcattaatattaattaacaatatctttatatatttgtcatttatttttatatacttttacatacacatacatgtacACCTTGAGGTGAGCACTTTATAAGTGTTTACCACTactgaagtatctattttttttctggaagttgaaatatattttttcttaatgcttctttcactaccgaccaaattgtagtgaaatgattagtcttaataattttattttctttttcttgaactattatccgtttacaaactataatatgaaactattgatTCGACATGAcgattatctaaaatttataacataaaaataaacaaataataatagtttttggtttttaccaaaaaaaactaaaaaatcaaacattctaacagaataaaccaaaaaataagttaaaactgaaccaatatccagattaaacagatttaatgtgtttttattaaaaataacgaaactaataatcacatcccgcgcaaggcgcggattatTACCTAGTTTATAGTATTGCATCTTGGGTgttagggcatctccaatgCAACACTaaaatttactctatatttcactctaaaatagagtaactctattatagagttgaatttgctcaaatggttcactctataatagagttactttataatagagtgaaatatagagtaatcttattttttcactctatatttgaaataaaaaaacaagattactttatatttcactctattatagagtaactctattatagagtgaactattggagcaaatccaactctataatagagttattctattttagagtgaaatatagagtaaattttAGTGTAGCATTGTAGATACTTGTGTATTGGTCAATAACTCGATGTATAAATGACGGCAAAATTTGAAAAGTGTATTTATGTATTTGTGACCCCTAATTTGATAATAATGATATTCATTTGTATTGTACCATATGTTATCGGAAT
The nucleotide sequence above comes from Brassica napus cultivar Da-Ae chromosome A9, Da-Ae, whole genome shotgun sequence. Encoded proteins:
- the LOC125578488 gene encoding uncharacterized protein LOC125578488: MKKIFIFFSICWPSLSQSFTHSLFIFFCFMQDPKSSPARKPWYQRAMAVARFAANWKTIPKSPPEITRPSRNPSVNKSSSNHQQLRKCTSLKVAANSFTRVCLCAPIGPYDDVFRNYVPPRRSSSYPPSKPLPAVTETAMVPAARMSVDSGRRIFRGKSLKENALMRRFVAAEEEAMMESRRRDEMEIVRKRYQMRKKKKLGPSPLSRMVIAEEDQQAFHQ
- the LOC106368436 gene encoding protein IQ-DOMAIN 13; this translates as MGKKGSWFSAIKRVFTPHSKEKQLSNNQEQERKSNNKKEKKKKSLGKKLRDGETNSFLPIFRQPSSIEKILCEAEREHNLVFRPPTPTDRANSIPSPHIRPASPKVSSQRYVSSPRPVSPRVASPRALSPKPPSPRAASPRIVQRREYVRRPEPTLLVKKASATKIQAAFRGYMARRSFRALKGLVRLQGVVRGHSVKRQTMNAMKYMQLLVRVQTQVQSRRIQMLEHRARNEKDDPKLASSLASDDWDDSVLTKEEKEARLHRKIDAMIKRERSMAYAYSHQLWKNSPRSAQDIRTNGVPLWWNWVDRQNNQTQPFRLTPTRPSPSPQAHSSNKNHSRLNNSFDVSTPNSSKSAFLTPSRPIHTPQPSRYSRGGRATQDSPFKDDDSLTSCPPFSAPSYMAPTVSAKAKLRANSNPKERVDGTTPEKRRSSFPLGSFKWNKGSLFMSNNNKGSPSSGAVVLEKHKTLKSVGNMSIDSTVSMPATIGKRSFNRFA
- the LOC106365086 gene encoding (+)-neomenthol dehydrogenase → MDHLVYPLPPTARWWSRETTAIVTGANKGIGFEVVKKLLELGLTVVLTARNAKNGSLAADSLRRAGFQNVQFYCLDVSEPSSIAAFVSWFRHNFGVLDILVNNAAVSFNVVGDNSIREPETIIKTNFYGAKLLTEALLPLFRRSVSASRILNISSRLGSLNKLRNPSVRQTLESEELTNEQIDATVTQFLEDVSNGTWEKQGWPENWSDYAVSKMALNAYSRVLARRYNGKKLSVNCFCPGFTRTSMTGGQGTHTAEDVAATIATLVLLPPEKLTSGKFFMFLEHKKIISRL